The Periplaneta americana isolate PAMFEO1 chromosome 14, P.americana_PAMFEO1_priV1, whole genome shotgun sequence region CTCTTCGCGACAAGGGATATATACcacctatgaagaaatccatggtctaTCGGAAACAGGAAGCAGTCGGCGGGTTGATACATTAGTctttaacaacacaacaggctatataatagatcctactatccgcttcgaattgaatacaactcaaccggaagatgtcaacaaagagaagaatcaaatttatggtccaattgttccttattatttacatatgcataagtgacaatctattgaaattattgggttattagtgggtgctagaggcacgattacaaaaaaatgtattaatttctgcaaagagttcaatcttgaatcctctttggccgAGACTGTTTttttgatagctctaaaatattaAATCTATCTTTTGAGAAATcacataaataaagtaaattaataacacagtaataatatattatatttgtcactaaaacattttcataaaatagtacgtatttactaataattgtatatttggtatactttggtCTTCAGGGCAAtccctattttaggggaagtttgtttgCATTACATCATATTGCTCTTGAATGCTGTACACAGTTCATTTCCCAATATCGTGTTACGTCATAAATGCCAAGCTGTTATTTGAAACTGGTATTTCAGATGGACCGAATGAAAGAGACAGTTTCAGAAAAAGAACAATTTtatatcatctgtatttcaaTCTGTGCCATTGCGAGTTTATTGCATCACCCCAATTTAATGTATCGCCCtaattttccttttaaaattcCAAGATCAAGTCAAAGGAAAAATAGACTTATCCGAGACGAGTTAATCTAGAATGCCGGATAATCGATCCTATTACTATTGGTTACAGATAGCTGTGAATTGGTATAAGTAAGCATAATAAATACACCTAGAGAACCTGAGTACTCCCTTCAGGGAACTTGACCATTCCCTGAAGCGTTGTGCCTCGCAGTGTGATAAATTGAATCAGAACTTTAACATGCACAACAAGTGGCACTATTTTAACAAGACTATATCGCACCTGAGAAATTCTGGTTCCAACCTCCATGGCGCTGACTCCTGGTGTTGAAGCAGTGTCTCGCAGAATGCAGACATCTCATACCGTCTCCCGCTTATAACCCGTGGTCTGTTTGATGCTAGCCAGCTTCACTTATCTagcttcctttttctctttttttcccagCACATCTGTCTTGTTTGGACAATCTCACTTCCTGTTCCATTGAACTTACGGATAATACATAAGCCTTCTTTTTTCCTAGTTGCCAGCATATTACTGCATCGTGAATTCAAAACGGTTCTCTTTGGAATTCCACTTTAAGCACGGAAATATGTCACATACGGCGAATCTCTTCTAAGAGTTCCCACGCTAGTAGTCATGTACTACCTCATCCACAAACATCCTTTTCATAACGTTGCATATGTTCAggataatttgatttttttctttatgtccCATAAATCTATATGAAATACAGGCTTGATTATTTGATATTTATCCGTGAGTTTATCAAgcttgtagcacagtctagtatgtacagtcacaaagcttgagttgttgagagtactaggaacaatagactgtgtcgttAGTATTTtacattatctgtatctgtaatcctagtggttagcaactatctatggatgcatattacctacgtattgagcttcgtgactgtatatacgagacTATGCTGTGCCGAGATCCCGTATGTTTTCAGCGAAGATACTATGTACAAATTGGTCTGGTTTAATGGTGTTAACGCGATTCTGTAGTCAGTCAATGGAAAGTGATCTTGattgatttaaaatttaaattatctgtCACATGCCCTTCCCGAACTTTCACCAACGGAAGTTATCTCTTGGTCATTAAATCTTCCAAGGAAAAAAAAGTCTGATTTCGTTTTCTGCACTCTAATGCCAATAAGTTGCTGATATAAAGGCAAGGTGCACGCATAATGGGCAGTCATTTGTTAGTTTAGTGCTACTGTGAAGACATCCATCTTATTGATATCTAGTTACtggaaataatttaatgtttGTCAGTCCGAAATTAAATTCAGATTATAGTACTAATAAAATTCATGGACTGAAAAAATTACTTCAACACTTAATGGACGAAAATAATTTCGGTCTCTTaggaaaataaattgtgaaattaatttcaaaaaaaCTTCCAAACAGAAAAGAAAGGTTATACATGAGAGATATGGTTCATTGTATATTTTATACCCATGACCTGATTATTTTCACACTTGGTACACATAATACTGTTCTAGAAAtctcaaatataataaatttagatCCTTAAATCATGTAACCGAGTGAAGAAAATATCAACTTAGTCCGAATAGTCTAAATCTTACAATGGAAACATTTTCGACCTTTCATGCTCTCTGTTCCATTAACCAAATTCTGGGGGCTTCTGCATGCTTGTGCATGTATTATATTAGTCGTTGGATGGAAAAGAGCGAGTTCACTGACACCATCCGATGTACAAATTTAGAACTTTCTGTTACTAAGGAGTGCATCTATTGAATTGGTATAGCACAGGGTCCGGCAGAGGAAAGGgctattataattgaagggttcagagccatagtgggtcaagcgccatatattaaaaacgaagaaaacaagtgctaaaattaagtgattaccataatttaacgaaacatatagcaagtaatataaagtatgcacattaaaactaaatgacatgtcaatcttaattaaactatggtattcagttaactttataccttgctttctccgtttttagtaaatggcgcttggcccgctatggctctgaacccttcaattagactAGTTGGTTATTGActcaagaatttatttttttcaaaatgacgtACATGAAATCATTAAGTACATAATCtatcatttatttcttgaaaagtaCGTCCTTTCAAGTGACTACCACTGAAATGGAAATGTGCTCCGTCAGACATTCACAAAGTGTGAATGAAGTCTTCATCTGCATCCATCAGATTTAAAATGTCCTCATAAAAGGTCCTTCGGTTAGAATACTTCGATGTTTTAACTGATGTACCTCCTAAATTCTGtatggatgaaaatgtaagtcgcATGATTAAATGGGAAGGAATCATGATGCCATAAATTAAAATGACGAAATTCACGTCTGATAACCTCAGAACTGTCGTTCTTGTGTAAGCGTTTAATTACAAAAGTACGTCTAATATTAATGTCAATATAGTATGAaccaaaaagaaagaaatataacaaatgtaaataagtaGAGGTTGAACTgcaagtaatgtcgttaatttcaggaggttattctttgagatatttcaaataaaaaaagtttaatacagttttgctcggaTTTGCTTACTTTCCgagatgaaaattattttatatgaaagatttcatagcgtgtttcgggaaagccatagacttaattcccaatatgctcaataaatttaagagagtagtgttttatatgataataaatgattaaaagaattttagttatgtcctttaaatgtgaagaaatttgatccgaacaaatgtaaaattcctgtgcagaacgaaaagttacatttgttcggatcaaatttcagcacatttaaaggataatattaaaatactttcaatcagctattatcataatgcacttctctcttaaactggctgagcttattgggaattaaatcaatggctttcccacaacacgtcatgaaatattttatataaaaacaaaaggcgccaagatcagcaacaaccagttctgaagaaggccaatagcagggcgaaacatgttaaccaggtacggtaaaatttaacacgagaaagacataatacgtaatccgaagtgatatagtgttaaaagttctgtaatcaagatgtataatttttatctctaaaagcaAACAAAAACggggaaaattgtattaaactatttgtTTGTAAtagctcaaagaataacccctgaaattaatgacatggtTTATTCTTTATATGCTGTGAGAGACGTATGGTACGCTCCTTAAAATCGTCCGTTCCTCTGCCAAATCCTGTACAAAATAGCAAATTTTTATAAACCATTCTGAAGCTTGTTAAAAATTTGATTGTTCATTGAATCGGCATCGTCTAAGAGCATATTTGATAATTGGAATTCCTATGTTAACTTAATTTCTTTTTGTACTCGTGgttgtaaattaaatataatttctgtgcAAAAAagggaggaggaaagaaacttcTTACACATTGCCATTTATAACCTCTGTACTGTACGTGTTGTATGGGGATGGAAAGAGATATGTATGTTAGCATTCAAGAAAACacacagatttttcttaacaaacACTTTATTGTTGCAGGAACGAAGGTCATGTAACATTGCATGTAGTTTGCGAGTTGTCATATTTTTGTTTTGAGCTTTTatcaataaataacaaaaatttgtcacttttattataaatagaataaatttaattgtaggccgttttaaatctctctttttttagaATATACTCTTCATCAAAAGCAAACCTCTGTAATGACAGTCCTCAACATCTTGCATGAATTTGTGATATTGCACTTTCATGTTTCGATGTATCCATTATGATCTCAAAAGTATCTTGTTATGAAAGTATCAAATTTCACAAGTCCATCATTCTTCAGGTGTTTTATTCAACCCAATAATTAATTACcctgaatacagtatgtgtgaaTAGCATCTAGTCTTAATGTTCCACCTATACTAAGAAATTATTCGAAGATATTTCGAGCTTCATTATAAAGAAACAGCAATAGGAAACTGTACATGACTTTTGTATATTAGATTCATCTATTTTACTTTTCTGTGTCTAGAAAAATTAATCGTAGCTATACTCTAATCAGTGTTAATGTTTAAAAATTGCCTGGCATAATAATTCCAGTGATGTGAGTTACAGGAGGAGTGCTAATCTTTAATAAGTTTCACGCTCCAGCAGAATGCTATTGGGTCATAGACGCCGTAGATCAGAAGTTAATaattgatttgaaaaaaaaaatcttaataattttGAGTGGAAATAGTTTTCTATTACCGTTAAATAATTACTTCATGTATCTTTGTTTGAAATCTTAACCACACGCacaattttcttcaaaatctCTTTTAGCTAGTGTTGTCGGTAGCTATATACTGACTTTCTGTCTTAAGACTTTCTTGCCTAAGTGAATAGTGGCATACATTTTTTTAGCCAGTTGTGTTTTCCTTGATTACACCAATATTATGAAACCAAATCATGCACGGAATTGttgtaatatttcacttttactgCGAAGAAGTACAATAGTATTGGGTATTACCTTATAaagaaagttgaaatttataacaGTATAAGTTTTAACAATCGTTCACATTGTTGATTTAAAGTCTGCCAGTCGATCTTTAAACGCCAGCAGTACCTGGAAGtgcaatattattaatgacatgCTACTGCTTGAACAAAAACGATTACACGAAGTTCTCTAGAAATTTtgactacattaatttgaaagcatttttgtagattatttgtgattgtgattgtgattttAATGAAGCAAGTTGGAGGAATAGAATTTCTCTACATTTGGTTGATTTCTTTTCACATTAACTTTACCATTATTTCAAATATCCTGCGATTTCTCCCTACTCTGAAGAAAATATCCATACATCTGGCAACACTGCTCCAAGCTGCGAAAATTCTTTCAAATGATTTGGTGATAGGGTGGAGCACGCAGCTGTGAGGACCGTTAAGTTTTCATCTGCCGAATTCGGTGGGGGCCTACCGACGACTTACGATATTCAAGCAGTGTAGGCAACGTGATAACTTCCAGGATAGCCGCCCTTGGCCTGCTGCTCTAATAGATAGGCCTTATAGGCTGCCGGGGAACTCAAAGCCGCAGAAGCATGTGCCCCTGGAGGAGGTGGAGCCCCGCCAGACGGGCCCGCGACGGCCGTGGCCGACGGCGCAGCTACGGCCAAACCTCCGGGTCCCACCAGGGCCGTACCGATGGGCGCGGCGGCCGCTACTCCTCCAGGTCCGGCCAGAGCAATGGCCTGGGGCTTCACCTGCGCCACAGAAGGGCCTGGAGGGTTGTTGGCCTCTATGTCCTCCGCGTCTTCATCGCCTTCCGagccttcttctccttctttcacCACGTTAGGCCTCGCTTTCAGTGCCTCGACTGTTATGGAAGCGGAATCTTCCGCTTGACTGACTTGAGGCCTTCCTTGTGGTGGTTGCCTGGCAACGTACACGAGGTTTTGATAGCCGATAGGCGCAGATGCGACATTGGCAACCTCTGGCTGAGTCTGCTTCTCTCTGACCGAGCTGATGTACCTCTGGAACTCCAGCGCGCTTGTACCGGGGACGTGGGACACGGCATTTCCGGCGTCCTCTTGAGGCTTGTCGAGAGGCACGACTTGTTGATTCTTAAGCAGCAGGAAACTGGAAACAGCACCGTTTGTACCCAGCCCTTGGTGGACTGCGTGGTTCCGTAGGGCGTCGAAGTTGCCGAAGAACTGAGGCTGGCCAATCACAACAAAGCGCTGTCCGGGGGCCGGCACGAGGGCAGGCACGGCCGGAGCCGCAGGCTTGGGGCTGGGTTCGTCTTCGTCGAATTTCTCCAACGATGCAGACTGTTGCTCTGAGGAAGAACTGCCTTGACCATCCACTACCTTGATAGGCTGGAAGAAAGAAGCGTTTCATGTGGTACGTTATGTTGATATCATTCTTGTTTAAGAGCCTCAGAGATTGTTTAGCGTCAGTAAGAATGAGATGAACTACTTATAAATTACACTGAGAGTAGAAACTTCAGTACGTGGCTAAAATTAGTTCTACATTAATTGTCAACCACAATTTTCGTAATATTAGCCAAGATCCGGCAGGATAACTGTTTCCTTCAACAccactgttgttattattattattattattattattattattattgttattattattattagaagtaatagtagtactagtagtatacTGGAAGCTATTGGCTCAACATTGTTCCCAAATGAATCTTTGATCATTGCTTTTCTATTGTACAATATTTCCTCCCTGGTTTTATAGGGTTGTCGAACTAGATTCAATCCAATGTTGACTGCCAGGTTTATCAAGCTGCTCATCCTTATGTTTTTAATGTCAACAGACTTCAAATGACAACTACTCTGAGCTCTGTAAGAGTAAGCCAGTGGcaaaatatatcgtcgttgttcctgcaataacttctatgtgacatatttaacgattttcagatttttgctctgttaGATAACTtatatagtgatacagcaaataataaaatctcctatatgtaattatatttctttgtttcgaaaatgtaagaattcacagtctcctatgtatggctgccataagatgaataaatgtgttttttattcCTATTGAAAACTTTTATACTTTGCatataggaattattgcaggaacaacgacgatatgcacaGCGTTTTGTTTTGTATCCTCACAAAGCCAATAATCTCTCCATCTGTAAGTCCTTTCTtttgatattaatataataataataataataataataataataataataataataataataataataataataataataataaaacttcaataaaattttgtcattagGTAGGACCGTGGTATCCAATCAGCCCGAGAGAAATGTATCATTAGAGATGTTGCAATTCCATTTCATAGAGATCTTACAAGAAGGCTGACATGGTCTTTAAATTATAAACGTATGGTATGTGAAGCACCAAAGCAAAAATCAAACCACTAGTTATTGGTTCAactggatacacacacacacacactaccggTCAAATTTTTCGATCAGctttgaaaacaactatatactttatttcaatgtacaaacacatcggaaaaactaaatagaccaacaaaataaatatgttctctctctagcattatgatatgatagaatattcaaaacgaaatccctattttaaccacaaatccatagttgagATAGgcgatcgaaaacttttgaccggtagtgtatgttCACTACAAAATTATTGGAAGTTATCTCCGTGATAAACAGTTTTATAGAATTACTCCATACCATACACTGTAATAGCGCACAATGTAAAATTCAACCAGTTATGCAGAATTGTCTATAAATGtgttttgtaaataatttgtaactcCGGAGCTACATAGGCAGGAAACATAATTGCAAGATATGCTCCATTTCATTGTAATAATACAACTACTACTCACGgtgtggataataataataataataataataataataataataataataataataataatagaaatgatTATACCCGGTGATGTGGGCCTAATGGTTACCATAACTGCCATTTGGTCCGGTGTTCGTGGGTGCGAACACGTAAGGTTACTATGGATTTTAATATTAGTACGGCTTCGAtcggaaggaaaataaaactgGGGTTCCCTAGACGTAATACGAAGAAATCTTATAACTGACTAGGGGCCTACAGGAAAAATGTACGAGCCAGATATTCCTTATCACACCAAGCTTTCTCCTTTGAAAATAAAAACCTCTGCGAACAAACTTTTTGATATGCATTGTATCTTTCTGGAGAGTATTGTTTCGAGAAACCACAGAAGTCTTCGGCAGACAAAGCAAAATATGAGAATATAGTAGGGAATATAAGGGTTGGAACAATAATTAAAGataaatattaaaacatgttAAAATGGAAGAATGCGAAAATGTATATGGAGATTAGACGCATCGATCAACACAGGTGGCTATAAAAAGTGGGCGGAAACAGATTTGAAACCAAGAGGAAGAGAACTCATGATGGGAAGAAAGATATGTAAAAGTAGAAAGTTTGAGAAAAATGAATGGCAAGTAGAGAGTGATACTGTAGTTGGAAAAGTCTTCTCACCTGACTGCCAGGTAACGAATAGAA contains the following coding sequences:
- the LOC138713520 gene encoding uncharacterized protein, whose translation is MKWQSRTLGVTLTVLLLARVQAAPHHIPQQLVYYNHVIPPQHRQDANVVVVPGSGAGIQQFAAAGVPLPVGGQYVLLQQPGANPVLYVMRADPEGKPDGSDEGGSGGGTYIDSIFNFISSLGIPNLSTTTTEKPGDTTEASSEKIDPVKPESDPKKPIKVVDGQGSSSSEQQSASLEKFDEDEPSPKPAAPAVPALVPAPGQRFVVIGQPQFFGNFDALRNHAVHQGLGTNGAVSSFLLLKNQQVVPLDKPQEDAGNAVSHVPGTSALEFQRYISSVREKQTQPEVANVASAPIGYQNLVYVARQPPQGRPQVSQAEDSASITVEALKARPNVVKEGEEGSEGDEDAEDIEANNPPGPSVAQVKPQAIALAGPGGVAAAAPIGTALVGPGGLAVAAPSATAVAGPSGGAPPPPGAHASAALSSPAAYKAYLLEQQAKGGYPGSYHVAYTA